The Chelonia mydas isolate rCheMyd1 chromosome 25, rCheMyd1.pri.v2, whole genome shotgun sequence genome includes the window TTCCAGTCCTGCTTTTGTGAATGTCTCTTAAGAGGGAggaggtttgattttttttttttttttttttttgggggggggggtaagatcCCTGCTTATTTGGGCTTTGGAATAAAtcactctcttcccccccccaccagaaaTAGAAACCGAATGATGGATGTGTGCCAATGTGTACTGGAGATTGTCTTGTTTGTCCAGGAATTGCGTGTGTGAGGGTTTGACGCTTCAGCAACCTTAACTGTAAACCAAGGAAGTTTCTGGTGGCGATGggaaataaatatatacacatcTTCGTATCTGACAAGAAACGGTAGCTGGGATGTGATTTCGTTCCCTGGATCTCTTAAAGGATTCTAACTGGATAGACAAAGACTTACGAGAACCTCTGgttatatatttatgtatttaagaGGAACTTTGTAAAGGCAGTTTTAAAATGGACATTAATGTGCCTGGCTAGTGTTTGAACGGGTGAGGTGTTCATTGtctagggttgtttttgttttttgttttttaaatgtttctttccaGACCATAGAAAATTGTCTTTGCGGGATGCTCTATTGTTGCTTAGATCTGATCGTTCCATAATGAACTGGtaaatttcttttctctctctttctttctcctttaaAAGCGCTAATGCTTTGTAAATGCTCGGTATCGCAAATCCGTTTTAGGGATTAAAACCTATCTCTTGGAAAGGCACTCTGGAGCTTTCATTCGAGACAGGTTTTTGGCCGTGTGTGTCTATTTTTTGAAGCTTAGTGCAGGGgagatgaatttttttaaaaaaaaaagactttttctcCCCTCAATTGTCCATTGCATTTGAACTGGTAATAGAATGTGAAAACCTTCCGTGATCCATCCCCCACACAGAGATCTGGTTTGATGTAAGTATTTTATTTCATAAGGTCTATAGGATCTCCAGACAGGAGTGTGTTGCTTTTCATTTTGTGTTAAACACCTTTGAAACCCTTTCTATTAAAGGGAGAGAGGAAATTTCATTTCCAACTCCTGGAGCAGCTCGCTCTGGGATAAGACATCAGTCTGAGACATAAACATTGGAGACCTCTCGATGCTCAGGGTCTCCTGAAAGGAAGATGAATGACACCCAATTTGGATTATAAATCATGGGGAGCCGCTAAGGCTTATCTGATGGCAGCTTGAGAATTCTTCCAAACCCACTTGTTCTGCCCAGAGAGGTCGGGGTTTTGTTGTCAGGCTGGAACAAATGGCCAAGTGGCTGAAAGATTACTTGAGTTTTGGGAGCAGGAGGTCTCCTCCACAGCCCCCCAAGCCCGACTACACAGAGAGTGAGATCTTAAAGGCTTACAGAGCGCAGAAGAGCCTGGACTTTGAGGATCCCTATGAAGACAGCGACAATAAACTGGAGCCAGATCCCGGGGGCTCGGGCTCCCCAAATATGGCAGCTGCTGGTGGCTGTGCGGAAGGGAAATACACCTCCCCAAAACACAGGCTTATCAAAGTGGAGTCCACCGACCTGAACAGGAGCAAAGCTCTGTTGGAGACGGCAGCTGAGGAGCTCAAAGGCAGGCAAGAGCAGGTAGGTGCTGGGAGCAAGGGGATTTACTGAGCCGGTGTCCTTCAGGGGTCTGATCACACTCAGGCCTCGCCCTCTCGGCCTGGGTCACATCACATCTCTCATGCTCAGCAGGGCTGGGTCAGGTTGCTGCTTGGACGGGGATTTCCAAGGTGCTGCATGCAGGGGGATTCTATAACTGGGGCTCTTTGCTCTGAGTCAGTTGTTTTGGCGGTGGTAGGGTGCACTGTGCAGCGGGCGATGTCCAGCTGATCCTGAATGCTTTCTGTAAGAGCTGGTGTGTTCAGCCCAGCAGCCTGGCCAGAGGCCCACTCGGGTGAGGATGCGGGGCTTCCATGAATTCACCCCGATGTTTCAGTTAGCTGCAGCATTGTTCGCTTCCCATCCTACAGTGCTTTGGGGTGAGCTATTACGACAAAACGGCTGCTGGTtgtgccccagaggtggctgcattttggcgGTGTGTGCAATTACGCTCAAGGGGAGAGTTTGCTGGGTATTGTGGGATATACCCATGAATtggagaaaggaaggagggagggggagagaggaccGCAGCCTGGGGCTCCATGGGCAGGGAAAGATTTCAAGCGGCAGCCGCGCTTTTCGGTTTGTTTCACCTTCTGGCAAGAAATGTGCAATAAATGATCCTTCCTGACAGCATCAGGGAAAGAGCCGACTTTCTGATTTCATAGCTCTGGAGCTGAGGACTGGGGCCCAGGAGACCTAGAGttgattcccagctctcccaccaaTGCCCAGTGGGACCTTgtgcaagtcccttcccctctttcaGGCCatggttttccatctgtaacatggggctaAAATGCCCCGTCCTTTGCCgcagtctgtctgtcttgtctggttagattgtaagcttttcaggtcTCGCTGCGCATAGGTACAATGCCTAGTGCCCTGAGGCCTGGTCTCATCTGGGGCATCTCGGTCCTCCTGGAATACCGGTCATTATCAATGCTATGTAACACTTTCCCAATGGCATTTTCTGTATTTGTTCCTGTGACAGTCACTGAGCCTCGTCTCTCCAGCCCAGATCCAACCATGCTAGTCCTCCGGAGCTGCCCATGCAGAGAGCATGCTGAGCTGcacggggaggtgggagaggggcagcTTTGGAGTGTCGCTCAGCGTATACCTGGGGttgtccagcaatcactcattCTGGGCATGACTGTGGTGCAGGAACAGCAATGGGCTAAGTCTGTAACTGGCCTGGCTCAATAGGGGTTTCAACCTGCTGCACTCATTGGTCCTCTTTGGAGCAGTGGATCCGTGGGCGTATTATTCTGCTGCTGCTTAGGGGTAGCTGTGCCAATGCCTGCCCATTCAGATCGTGCCCATGGGCACTGATGCGGGGACACCTCTGCCCCGTTCACTGGACTCTGGACGCATCCTTTCCATTTTCCATTGAACTGTGGGCACTAATGTTCCATGAAGGAGATGGGGGACGCCATGGATACGTCTACCCTGCAGTCAGGAGGTGCGACAGGAGGATGTGTCGCGTACTCCAGGGAGCATAGCAGTGAAGCCACGGCAGCAGGGGCAGAAGCCCAGGTTAGCTGGTCGAGCACATGCCGAAGGACCCGGGCGAGCTTGTACCCAGGAGTCTATATTTAGCGAGCGAGTGTGGGCAAAACCAGCTTGCATATGTCTCGTGATTGCTGGGTAGACATAGGGTACAGAGGGGGGATTGCCAGTGGGTGGCACAGAGGAGTGGGGAGGCAGGACTCAACAGGCTGGGAGTGGTGCCAAAGGAGAGATCAGCGCGCTGACCCCTCTGTCGGGGTCACAGATGACGGGGGTGGGTCTGCGGTGGCTGTAACACGGGGCCGGTGCAGCAGGCGAGGGGTTCGTCAGCACATCAGTGAGCTCATGGAGGAGTGTGTGAAATCCAGACCAAAGCGTGAAACCGTTGGCAGGCTCAGCTCCAGGCGACTGCTGCTGGGATCGCAGGTTCCTGCCCTCCTTAGCACCCCTGCTCTCAGCCTTATTAGCAGTGACGTGTGGCAGGCAGAGGTGCCGCTGGCCCAgagggatttttcacacctctctCCACATGCGGCCTCTGCCTTCCCAAGGCCTGTGTTTGGCAGGGCAGCACGTGTCACCATAACCCCATCCCAGCATGCCCAGCGATCGCTAACGAGCCCCACTGTGGGAGAGGTCAGTGTCGCTGTCCCCCCAGGGGGAAGTGAGGCCCGGGGAGAGGGGACGTGACAGCAcgacagtggcagagctgggattagaacccccGTCTCCGCActcctccgctctgcctcctcgtCATAATTAAAGCATCAGCCATAATTCCCATCTTCAGCCTCTGCCTTTGATGGTTAATTCATTGGTGACAATAAGTGGGTGACATTTAATACGGGGAGCGACGGTGCTTCGGGTGCCGaactccagccaccccctgcgaGAGGCCCAAGGAGTTCTGCGCGAGATCAGGTGGAGGGGTGAGCTGGGAGGACATTGTACCCAGTTTATGGATTCAGGCTGTCAACCACAGACTGCCAGCTCACCTAACCCACACCTGAATCATCCCTGTGACCCTGTAACGTGGCTGTTCTGCAGGAGGGCTTGGGCTTGACGGCAGCTGCAAGTTATGTCACAAGCCATTAGGAAGGTGAGCAATTCTACAGGCAGAAATAACCTAGATCTGACCTTGACTGCATGAGATTCTAACCATCCTGGGTAACCGTGCAGCCAaaggctggtgggggaggggggcttagGACTGCATTCCTTTAGTGGGTTACCCGGAGGAAGAAAGCCCCTGTTTCTTTTAGAGAGGTCTCTACTCTGCCGTAAGACTAACATTGCCAAACTCAGCAGCAGCGtggtctagtggtgagagcagtgAGCTAGCGCACCTGGAGTCTggtcctggctctgccgctgccCTGTTACGTGACCTCGGGCAAATCCCTTCCCTTCTGGTGCCCCGTCCATCCTCTCTCTTTAGATCATAAGCGTTTCTGGGCAGGGGGTGTCTCTCATTATATGAACATGCAGTGTCCAGGGCaaggggggccctgatctcggttgggatCGCTAGGCAGCACTGCAATAATATGATGTTTACGTGATAGTGCCTCGGTAAGCCTGACACCCCCTAAAGCGGGTATGTATTGGCGCCCCCACGGCGCTGATGGAGACGCTGCAGCTGGGgatgtgtgactgcagcatgtgtggaCGTcccagggtaggtctacactgcaggcgGGGAGTGTGATCACAGCACGCGTGGACATACCTGAGCCTTTGATCTAGCGAGCTCAGGTACTAACGGCGGTGGCAGCAAACACTTCAGCACAGGCTCATCCCCCCCCAGTGCGTACCCAGGTCCTGGCTGGGGGACAtgtacagccccccccccgaagcTCACGCTGCCAGGGTTTCTTTGCTGTTGGTGTCTGACCAAGCTAGATCCCAGCTAGCGCTGGCATGTCCATGCCTGCTGTGATCACCCTCCCcgcctgcagtgtagacctgcccacgATCAGTGCCTGAGCTAGGAAGAGGAGCCAGGAGTCAGAACGCCCTGTGCGTTGATCACTAGACCATGCCCCCTCTCGAAGAGCCTGGtcctcctctcatttacaccagaatTTACTCTGGAGTGACTCTGATTACTGCTGGTTTACGCCAGAGTATATGAAAGGGGAAGTCAGGCCCTGTGTTCTTACCGTGATAATATCAAGCACATTTCTGCTCCCCCCTAAACTATTCCTTGACCTTGTTTGTAGTGTCCTAGGGGAagtttttgtttcccttttgaaCTGGGCCACATGTTCCTCTCTGCTACTGATCACTTTGCgttcagagacagtccctgctggaTGCTGGCCTTTGCTGGCCATACTTCTCACTAGGGGAGTTATTTTTCTTTAACTCTATGCGTGAAGTTGTTGCATACACACACCTTacatttatacagtgcctttcTTCCCAAAGCATGTTACATATGCAGGGAAcgctcacccagcactgaaatgcagccacctctggggtggaacgcgGTAACTgttttaacagtgcacagcaacactgcacaggGATGATTCatccactgctgaaatgcagccacctctcaggtgaccggtgacagctgtttaacagtgcctCTGCATAGGGCTCACTCATCCAGCCccgaaatgcagccatctctgggctGGAACATGGCAGCTTTAagagcacacagcaacactgcgCAATAGTTCAGGAGGTGAAAAAGAAGCCAGACAGtcatttccccatctggaatTTGAGCAGGACACAGGGGCTAACACCCTGCCCCTGGCAGAGAGCTCCCTGGGGTTGGTAATGAGTACAGGTGATCAGCACCCCTGCCTGTTTTCCCACCCAGATCCTGCCCAGGCCTCACGCTACTGGCGTGAGGATCCCAGCATGAGGGGCTGTGATCGGTTGGGCTAGTGCCCTTTCCTCACAGTAGCTGCAGGTGCCAGTTCCAGCCTGGCTGCCATTTACTCTGTCTTCCCTGATGAGCATCAGCTTCTGCCAGCACCACGCAAATGCTGGTGTCCCCCGCCGGCTAGAGAGCTCCCCCATCTCCGATCCTCCGCCCGTGCCCTGCaaaggggcaggtgtccccgTGCCAGTCGGACAGCTCCCCCGTCTCTGATCCCTGGCTGTCAGGCCTTGTCCCCCTACTTGCCGCTCGCTGCCCCCGACAGCGTGTTAGACACGCTCAAACAGCCCGCGGAGGAAATGTTTTGAGAGCTGCAGGCAAATGAGACAGGCGCATGGAAATTGCCTCTCAGCCGCTCCTCGAAGCAATTACCCTGTTTCTCCCCTTTTGTGTCTGTGAATTGAGCGCTGAGAAATGAGGTGGATTGACAGCGCTGTGGGCCGATGTTTTCTTTATCCACAGAGCGGGTGCAATCTGGGCTGTCACAGGACAAGACACGcacgcgtacacacacacacagacactctctGTCCAGCCTACGTGCCTCTACCCTCTGACCTAGAGGACCAGGGAGAGCGGTCTCCATCCTGCTGAGACTGGCAGCCAAGGCAGCGCTAAATGCGTTCTGCCAGCTCTGAGATGGCCCTGAGACCAAATAACGCCCTGCACTGAGCAGCCACCGGATGGCAGCTTCTCTCaggcctccctgccccagcctggattcAGACCAGAACCCCAGAAGTGAAAGGCTCCAAAGCCACAAGGCTAcacagtcccactgattttattGCTTTCTATTACCTCTCCACCCAGGGCGTAGCACTCCCCATCTCTGCAGCTGTACATCAGGCTTAGACTTGAGCCCGCTTGCTGCCTCTCTGCCTCCAGAGACGTGGGATCGGCTGTGACAAAgcttaggccagatcctcagtggtatttaggagcctaactcccagtgGGAGGATCTGGGTCTTAATGCCTTCCTTCTCCATCACACTCTGCAAAGATCTCCCAGCAAACCCATGGGAAGCATGTGAAAGGCAGGCTGGTGTCACTAGCCCTGTGTcaccgatggggaaactgaggcaggggcttGCCCGAGATCATGCAGAGAGTTGGTGTCAAAGCTGGAAGTAGGACTCAGGGCTTTCCAGGCTCACATCTCCTCTCCTTCTCTCTGCACTTTTCACCTGGCCTCTGATGAGATGAGCTTGCTGGTGTCCTCGGGTTTGGGCTGCTACCTGGCTCTGACTGGATTCTTAGTTTAACTCTTATGTCCATAGAGAAATCGTagaattgtagggctggaagtgaTCTCGTGAGCTCacctagtccagctccctgtactcaggcaggaccaaataaccctagaccatccctgacaggggtttgtccaacctgttctttgaAACCCcaaatgacggggattccacaacctcccttgggaccctggtccagagcttaactcccctgagttagaaagttttccctaatatctaacctaactctccctggctgcagattaagcccattgcttcttgtcctgccttcagtggtcCCAGAGAGCAATTGGTCACCATAGTCTTTATAACACCCCTTTGAAGgctgttttaacctttcctcatccGTGTGGACGCAGTGAAGTCCCTTTGTCTCTTATTTTAATTCCCACCgatctgggtgctgggggagagggactccTGCTGGCAGGGCTGATCAGTGCCCTGGGCTGATTCCCCGGGTTGCTCCTGCAGCTGGGATGTTTGGGTGCCGCTGGGCCTGGCCCTGCCTTTTCTGCGCTGAGTGTCGCCCCTCCTTGCCCACAGGGCGATGCTGACAGCGAGTACTCTGACCCCTTCGATGCCCgccaggagcagccaggggaCACCAAGGAGCCAGTGCCGGAGAACAACGGCTACATGGAGCCCTACGACGCCCAGCGGGTGGTGGCAGGTGAGAGACACCAGGGCAGGTGCAGTcgccgggggtggggcaggactcTGTGCTGCATGGAGCAGCTCCTAGCTGCGACTGCACAGGGGGGACTGGGGCAGGGCTCTGTGACGCTGCTTCTCACTCTCATTGAGGCACCTGTGCCCAAGGGGCAGGACAAGGCTGTTATCAACTTCCCTGCCTGGCTAGCTAGCTCCTTGGGTGAGTAGGAGGGCACCCAATGTACCCCCCATGCACATGGTCACTTGGCACCCAATCTCCCCCCCTGCACATGGGATCCTGGCACCCAATGTACCCACCACACACGTGGGCACCTGGCACCCAATATCCCCCCATGCATGTGGGCACCAGGCGCCCAGTGTACCCCCCCATGCATGTGGGCACCTGCTGCATGGCACCCAATCCCTCCATATATATGAGCATCTActgccaccctccccaccccctcgccTGCACATGGCCTCCTGCTGTCTGCCCTCCATGCCCTGGCACACGTCTATACACGGGCTCCTCGGCCCAGCCTTGGCCCTGCCCAACTAATTCCCTTTCGCTGGACTCCCAGATTTCCAGGGGAAAGGCGACTGGGAGGGCCGGCAGGGGAAGAAGTGCCTGCAGGGCCTGCAGCTTTACGACACCCCCTATGAGGAGCAGGAGCGAGATCCCAAGGGTGGCCCGGCCAGCCCGGCCCGCGAGAGCCGCCTGCCCCAAGACGACGAGCGGCCAGCAGACGAGTACGATCAGCCCTGGGAGTGGAAGAAAGACCACATCTCCCGGGCCTTCGCAGGTATGTCCCGCCCTGTTCCGCTGAGCCGGCAGAGCCCCTGGGAAGGGCCAgtctctgtggggaggggagcggcgCAGTGCCAGAGACACGGGGCTCTGCTGGAGCCCGGGAGGGCATGGCTCTGGGGCTAAGCCTCAGGTGTGAAATCCCCAGGAAGCTCATTCTGCCTAGGCAGgtggcttcagctccaggcattTCCTGTGTGGGGCCCTTTCCAGCAAGATCATAAACCCTGAAatccctgctgctctgcctgaGCATTAAACCCCCCAGAGCACTTTCCAGTAGGCTCAGGGGGTTCACCCTAGAGTCCTTCAGCTACAATCTCCTGGCCCCCGTGGGGCTGTGTGTCCAGCTGATGCCCCAGGTGGGTTGCAGCTCCATGGTCCTTTGGGATCTTCTAGGGTGAAAGGTGCCATCGGGATGTAATTGATTAACAAGAGCCAGTCATGGGAAGCGGCCCTGATGGTGCCAGAAAAGGGAGGGAGTGGCAGGGACCTGGTGCCCcggcctcctgccctgccccggcaCAGCAGTGGGAGATGGCACCGGAAGGAAAGGATGTGGCATTAATAATGGCACCTTCAGGGCCCATCAGGCCAGGGGCTCCAGTCCAGTCCCAGACCGGCTCCATGGGGTTAAAGACCCCTGCTGCAAAGAAGCCACAGGCCCGAACCTGCAGCCTCTGCAgtcttcccattggcttcagtggcctCTGAGTCCGGCCCAATGAGCCGAAGGAGCAAAGTAATGTAACTGGGAAATGGGATGCGGGTTTCCCCCGCGGCTCAGGTGGCGGGGATCAGGCACAGAGAGTGGGGCTGAGggcagagtttggatccagagcTCTGACGTTGTGTGCTTGGGTTCCAGACACTCGGCGTCCCCCATCTCGATGGACGCGTGGGCAGACAGGCACCGGGGGACGCGGGCTGAAGCTAAGAGGAATCCAAGGAAGGGTCGGGCCTGACGGAGCTTCTCCCCACCAGGCTGGGTACAGGGCGGGGGTGGCATTTGTGGGGCAGGAGTTCACCCTCCTTTGGCCCTGGACCAATGATACTGGCTAGAGATGGGTGCAGTGTCCTCCAGGTACCCAGGTGTGGGGCCCAAGGCTGCTGCTGGGTTGATGAGACTATGGCTCACTGGCAGCAGAGGGTGGAACCAGCAAGGGGGACTCGGCGCTCCGCTGAGCCAGGGTCGGGGAGACTGTGGCCCAACCAGGagcagcctgccacctctccctccccgtgtaatgcatttttcccccccacccaagcAGTGCAGTTCGAAAACCCCGACTGGGAGCGCCCCTCCTCCCTGAACAAAGAGCGCCGTCAGCCGCCAAAGCACCTGACGGCAGGCCCCAAGCACGGCCGATCGCAGAGCCCGGAGCGCAGTCCCCCCATGGCCGAACGCGTGGACCCCTCGCTGCCACTGGAGAAGCAGGTGTAAGTCCCAGGGCGGGCAAGCCGGGCAGCTGGATGGGCACCAGCATCCTTTAGATCCATGGTTCCCTGCCTGCTCCGGATGCCCTGATGGCAGGCCACACAGGGCGGGAGCTGAGGCTGTACCATGCCCCCAAGCCAGCCATGCTGGGTGCAGCTGTGGCCAGAGCTCTGAGCCCATAATGTATTTGTCCCAAGATGCACTGGGGCAAGGCATGTGTACGGGTCATTGGTCAGAACACAGCGCTGAGCTCGGGAGCTTTGAGCCACGAGCACCGTCACATGCCACGGAAACTGTTACAGACCTCGGGACCCTGGAGGAAATCTGGGAGTTTGACCTGTCTCCTCCCAGAGGATGGTTTGCAGTCGCCCCACAATGCACCACATTTCGGAGCACCACTGGGCATTCTGGGATCCGTGCCCAGAAGACACTGCTGCTACCACACCTGAACACATGGCCAGGGCCCACAGGGGGTAGGTATTTAAGTCATTCCAGGGTGCCCCGTGCGGACAGGCCTGGCTTGCGTCTCCTGCAGCCCAGCTGATTGCAGCAACAGGCCCCGTCTTCAGTCACCCTATGTCTTGGGTGGTCACTCACACCAGGGCAAAGGTTCTGGTAGCGTGTTGCTCCCACTCTCCACTGGTGTAAAAGACATCATGAGGTccagggggatggagaagaagcttgaggggtgggatggggacagGAGGTTGTGCTCTTGCCATGATAACACAGACCTTGCCTGAAGCatggccaaccccaagcattcaaaattccTGAGTCAGGCCCCTAGAAACCAAGAGATGGCCTTGAACAATCCTGGGATTAAAACATTGCGGAGAGGAGGTTCTTTCAATTTACCTTCCTGGTTCTGAGCTTTCAGGATGCTCTTGGGTTGTGTTTTCAGGATTTTCTCTGCAACTAGGAGAGCTAGATGCCCACTTAAtcttttaaaggaaagctgagattctcctgtatTCACGTGACTCCAGTAGCTGGGGATTTGAGAAAAGGCAGGCAACTAAAAGAAGATGTGTGAGGAGGgaggttctggagcagcctcccaataggaggcGTGGGGGAAACCAACCTCGCTTGTTTGAAGATAGAGCTTGCTAGGTTTATGGCCGAAATGACACAATGGTGTTGCCTGGGTAGCAGGGGACTGACCCTAAGACCCAGGAGCTCCCGTCTAGCCCTGTGTTCTACATTCCTAAAAGCAGCAGGTATCGCAAGGCTGATGGTGAAATTGTGAGCACTGGGAGCTCTGTGCCTGTCGCTGTGtgaccctctccctctccccccaccccaggtggtACCATGGCTCCATCAGCAGAGCGGACGCTGAGACCCTGCTGACTCTGTGCAAAGAAGGCAGCTACCTGGTGCGGAACAGTGAAACCAGCCACCACGACTACTCCCTGTCACTCAGGTTAGATGCCCACTCGCTGTCTTTCCCAGCCTCTGCGGAGAGCTGCTGTGTCGGGGGATTGTCTGCAGCGGGGGTACTCACGCCCTGCAGCTCTATGACCCAGCCACCTGGAGCTTCCCAGGTGGGGGGTCATTAATTAAACTGGCGCCCCCACCAGGAGGAGCTGTTAGCCCTGTTGcaaagatggggaaaccaaggcacggaGCAGGGAAGGTCTGGTCCGCAGTGGTGAGATATTGGCAGACTTGGGTATAGAACCCAGGAGGTCTGACTCCCAGGAGGGTTAAGTGCAAGTTGGTAGCTAACTCCCATAAACTCCTTTGAAAGTCCCAGGCTAGACCACACTACAAGGTCCGAGcgtaaaacccaggagtcctgattcccactccccctgctctaaccactagactccccctttctctccctctctctctcacttcccaGGGCTCCCATGACACCTCTCTCTGCAGGTCAGAGCGAGGGCTCATGCCCACGGTACGTGCATGGGAGAGAAAGCATCTCTCTGAATCCCTGTGTAGTGCagggagccggtgtgtgattgcCTGTGACCTGCTGTCACCTCCAAGGGTTgtgaggggaggaagtgggggggagaAGTTGGTTGCGTGGCCTGGGAGTAGATGGAGACACGGGCTGCAGAAACTGACGTGGCTCGACGGTATCGGAGGAGAGCGGCTGAGCAGTGGCATCAATACACTTCACTTCTTCCAGGCGTCGGATGGCTTGCAGGCCGCGGGGGGCTGGTGGGGCTGGCCGGGCGCTGTGCTCACTAcattcctgccccactccctggcacTGGGGAGCCAGAGCTCTTGGGACACATGGTGCGTTGTGTTGGGGCATCTCGACTCCTGGAGCCAAGGGGGTTGATGTAGGTGACATGACGGGGGCATTGAGGGGTGATAACATGGTGTCGTCAGTCACTGCCCCGAGTGCCAGAGCCCACCGAACAGGGGGACGTCTCTGCTCTCCGGCCCtgtggagccagccctggtggtGCCCTGTGGACGTGACCTTCTCCt containing:
- the SHD gene encoding SH2 domain-containing adapter protein D isoform X2; the protein is MAKWLKDYLSFGSRRSPPQPPKPDYTESEILKAYRAQKSLDFEDPYEDSDNKLEPDPGGSGSPNMAAAGGCAEGKYTSPKHRLIKVESTDLNRSKALLETAAEELKGRQEQGDADSEYSDPFDARQEQPGDTKEPVPENNGYMEPYDAQRVVADFQGKGDWEGRQGKKCLQGLQLYDTPYEEQERDPKGGPASPARESRLPQDDERPADEYDQPWEWKKDHISRAFAVQFENPDWERPSSLNKERRQPPKHLTAGPKHGRSQSPERSPPMAERVDPSLPLEKQVWYHGSISRADAETLLTLCKEGSYLVRNSETSHHDYSLSLRSSQGFMHMKFTRTRESKYVLGQNSAPFESIPEVIHYYTARELPVKGAEQLSLLYPVAVQTL
- the SHD gene encoding SH2 domain-containing adapter protein D isoform X1, coding for MAKWLKDYLSFGSRRSPPQPPKPDYTESEILKAYRAQKSLDFEDPYEDSDNKLEPDPGGSGSPNMAAAGGCAEGKYTSPKHRLIKVESTDLNRSKALLETAAEELKGRQEQGDADSEYSDPFDARQEQPGDTKEPVPENNGYMEPYDAQRVVADFQGKGDWEGRQGKKCLQGLQLYDTPYEEQERDPKGGPASPARESRLPQDDERPADEYDQPWEWKKDHISRAFAAVQFENPDWERPSSLNKERRQPPKHLTAGPKHGRSQSPERSPPMAERVDPSLPLEKQVWYHGSISRADAETLLTLCKEGSYLVRNSETSHHDYSLSLRSSQGFMHMKFTRTRESKYVLGQNSAPFESIPEVIHYYTARELPVKGAEQLSLLYPVAVQTL